Below is a genomic region from Fusarium oxysporum Fo47 chromosome VIII, complete sequence.
ACCACAACGCTCGCGTTCAATCTCCTCGACGAGGAGGTCGGTATGGGCATGAGAGTGGTCAGCCAGAAGGTGGACGTGAAGACCGACATGATCGCAACTATCCTGTGGAACAccggccttcttctggaagagATCCTCGGGAGCGATCGCCATACCGCGGCGATAGACCAATGGACCGTGAGGCTGAGCGAGTTTCTGCACCTAAGGGTCGCGATGCTTCTAGTTTTCATGGAACTCCTTCTCGAGTTCCTGAGCCTGAGCACAAGCCACCCCATCAAGATGATTCTTATGGACGTCTCAACTCGATACAGAATGTCACTGAGATCCCTTACGGACCAAGAGCCCGTGGACGAGGCTCAAATAGAGGTCATGGTGGACCTCAAGGGCTGCCGGGTCGACTTGACGGCAGGTTTGCTGGTGCGGAAGGCGAACGGCCTCCCACTCCGGATCGACCTCCACCAACTGGCCCGGCGGCGTCAGGCAGAGGAAGACGTGGATTCGAGCAGAATAACGGCCCTGTCACGCCTTCAGGCACGCCCAGCGGCCCTCAAAACCGGATGAGAAACGCCGGCCCCAGCCAGGGTCTGCCTTCTCCTGCATCCACTAATGCTACACCTTCAGGGGTCCATCCAGAGCGTCTAGCACAAATCGGTGCCCAAGTCGGTACAGTccctccgcctcctcctGGACCGCCACCAACTCATCCTCATGGTCATAATCATGGTCACAATCGCCAGTCAATGCCTGGAACTAACACTCCCGACCGAGGTCCTGGCCCTGGACAACGACAAACACCTGGCAGCTACGCAGGATCACCAGCTGGCGAGCCTAATGTACCCACCGGTCCAGCCTCCTCAAACGAGCGTGTTCGCAACGGTGGTGGGCGGAGACAGCTCGCAGGCATCAACAGCACCCTGCAACAAGCGCAGGCCAATATGCCGGATGTGAGCCGAAGCAACAGCGGAAGAAGTCGTCATTCACGCCAAACCCTTGGCAATTCTGATGCTCAAGTCTTGACTGGGGGTTCTCCCACTGCTACACCAGCTCAAGAACGGCAAGATCCTATCAGGAACGAATCGTCAAGCCGGGCGCCCGCCAATGGGGAGGAAAGCTCAGGTCGTAGCGAGCATGACCGAAGTCGCCGTGGTGACCGTGAGAGTAGGTCCAGCCGCGCTTCACGTCGAGGAAGTCGTGAACGAGAGCGGGATCGTAGTCCAGGCCGAGAACGTGAGGGCAAGGAACATCGTGAATATCGGGACCGTCGATCAGGAGCTGGCGAAGGTGGcagagaagagagggaaTCTAGGAGATCTAACAGGGATCAAAGCGGTGCTCCACGAGAGCCTATGGGCCCTCCTCCAGCAGGTGGTAGAGACCTTGTTCAAGGTCGTGAAGGGCGACACAGAGGTGATGGTCAAAGTGGCCGAAGTGGTGAAGATTGGGGAGGAGGCGGTAGAGGAGGCGGTCGTGGAGGACAGCGTGATGGAGGGCTGCGACCTGAAGATCGCCGCGATGGGCGAGAGGATCGTGgacgaaagagaagaagcgaagAAGGAGTTGGAAGTTTATCGAGTGATCGTGAGAAGAGGCCCCGACGATGAAAGACATAAATTGAATGAAGCAAGGAAGTCGGCATGTTTTTGAGTACGAGAGAACGAAAAGacagagaaaagaaaaagaagaaaacgaGTTTGGTCATGGATATACAATAACGATACGACCCGCAGAAGAGGACTTCGGACACGACCAAGGAGTCTGATCAGGAACGAACGGATGGACAACAGACGAGTCGCATTTCCAGGGCGTTTATCATGACTTTTGTCACATTATGCTCCTTTTCGACCTTTGCATTATCAGTACACATCTCCTTTTACTACTACTACAATTATTACTGCTTTTACACAAATGCACACATGCTCCTTGGAGACTTCACTTGGTCTCAACAACATATCATATTGAATCAGTCGGTTTCAGCAATGCTTCGAAATAAAGAGTTACATCAGACTCTTGTGTCTATTAGAATTGGCTTTGGGGGGTCAGGTGTTTTAGTTGCAAGGCGTTCAGGGAGTGCAGATACCCTTTGGGCAGCGAATTTGCTTGCCTGTTTCAGTGATACAAACTAGAGTAAAAAGACTTTGGGAGTCAGGTTTCTAGAAAGAGGCCCTGTAAAGTATTGTAGGATTCTTGCATTAGGGGGGATAAAACGGTTCAGGCAGTTAAGCCTATCGAATAGTATCAGGCTAGAAGATATTCAGATTATACGCACTCTTCTTACTCAGTGCCGTGTACTCTACTGTAGTTTGACATGTCAAGCGAAGATATAACTCTACGTTCCGAGTGCCATCACTCAACACTGACAGCTATAACTGAGACTCAGATTTGCTTGTTCTACGATCGTAGGCCATGTCTGACAACTTCAGCTTCTATCTCGATCTGGCCTTGGAAGACAGAGCAATAGCCCATAGTTCTCATCTCGTTTAGTTAGTCCTTCAATACCGGGTAACCAACGTGTATAATTTCACATACATATCAGATCATTCACTCAGCCTATAACCATCAGAGTAATTTCATCTTGACCAAGTTACTACATCAACGTCCCAACTTCACAATTATATTGTGTCGATCTCAGTCTTAACGTCATAGCCAACCACGCACAGAACAACACATTCACATTTCAAGGTGTGTCAGAAACGCGCACCGGGTTCGGAACAGTCAGCGATTGATTGATAGAAATCGAGACAGGGTGGACACAGACCGAAAGCGTGTACTGTACCTACTTTATGTACTGTACTTTGTTTCGTCATTCAGACTCTGCCTTGATTTTTGGTGTTTCTGTCCCTGACGATCTTATCTCTTTGACTCAGTGAAATGCCCTAGTGAAACGCATCCGGACGCCACAGTATCCACGTCAGATGCAGGGGCATGATGAGGAATTGATCAACGGGGGGTAAATTGGATAATCCTCATTTGAATATGCATATTCTTTTCATCTGACAAAATTTTTATTTGCTGTTAGTGATATTTGTTCAGCCACGCTGACGATTGTAATTTAGAGAGCTAGCTAGGGTACACAATGCTGTGGGGTATCGATTCCATGAGTGAGGGGTGAGACGTCAGTCTCAGATGGGAAAGCTTGACAATAACCAACGACCGGGCTTTGAGGTGTCTGGTGTATCAAGACATGAGGCCTTAGTCCCAGGCGAGGGCTTGAGCACAGCCAATAATCGGCTTGGGCTTATGCCCGCTTCTTCCTATATGACTTGTTCCATCGAAGAATGGCATCAATGAACTTCTTGCCGGGAAAATCGATGATGACGATTCCAGTCCTGGTGGTGTCTTCGTTGTCTTCAAAATCTTTAATCCATTGGCCAGTCATGTCGTTCATGCCAGTGACAGTTCGGTTCATAGGTCCAGCCGCAGCCTCGATGGGCAAGACACCGACAGAGGCTGAAATATGTGCCAAATAGAGGACTTTGTTGTCGAGAGCTGCTGTTGCGGCG
It encodes:
- a CDS encoding uncharacterized protein (expressed protein): MTFVTLCSFSTFALSVHISFYYYYNYYCFYTNAHMLLGDFTWSQQHIILNQSVSAMLRNKELHQTLVSIRIGFGGSGVLVARRSGSADTLWAANLLACFSDTN